One genomic segment of Gemmatimonadaceae bacterium includes these proteins:
- a CDS encoding DUF485 domain-containing protein, translating into MPASSSLAPDERLRVLAAQRWRIALTLTAVMIVLYFGFIVLIAYGRSVLAILLAPGLTVGILLGALVIVISWLLTYGYVRWANTRYDVALRELSKTATDAGVIR; encoded by the coding sequence ATGCCCGCATCCTCTTCTTTGGCGCCTGACGAGCGGCTTCGTGTGCTCGCGGCGCAGCGTTGGCGCATCGCGCTGACGCTCACGGCGGTGATGATCGTCCTGTACTTCGGCTTCATTGTCCTCATCGCCTACGGACGTTCCGTACTGGCGATCCTGCTCGCGCCGGGGCTCACGGTGGGCATACTGCTTGGCGCGCTCGTGATCGTGATTTCGTGGTTGCTCACCTACGGGTACGTGCGCTGGGCCAATACGCGATACGATGTCGCGCTGCGTGAGTTGAGCAAGACAGCGACCGACGCCGGAGTGATTCGATGA